The Nitrospinaceae bacterium genome includes a window with the following:
- a CDS encoding threonine ammonia-lyase — translation MEVANSEAENITPLNPEEVAAETERAAEVLAPHLRQTPARLSDYFSEQLGVEVYLKPENFQRTGSFKVRGAGYALSKLDDQQRRWGVVAASAGNHAQGVAAAALRMNIKALIVMPESTPNTKLDAVRALGAEVELFGPTFDDAYDRARKIESERGLAMIPPFNHPDVIAGQGTVGLEILDEVPEVGTIIVSVGGGGLIAGLAAAVKVRRPDVRIIGVVASGADSLARSKDAGKIVATDTIKTIADGIAVKRVGELCFPLIQKLVDQVVAVDDDHMARAILSLLERERMLAEAAGAAPLAALVERRVRVTGKVVALISGGNLDVNLLSRIIGKGLALQNRYARIQVVLHDVPGSLMNLSRIVADERVNIIHIEHDRMSTAVPINHTVSTLYLELRGREHLESLVHKLLAEGYEVWREDNQP, via the coding sequence ATGGAAGTAGCGAACTCAGAGGCTGAAAATATCACTCCCCTGAACCCGGAGGAGGTGGCGGCAGAAACGGAGCGGGCCGCCGAGGTGCTCGCGCCGCATCTACGGCAAACGCCGGCACGGCTGAGCGATTATTTCTCCGAGCAACTGGGTGTCGAGGTGTATCTGAAACCCGAAAATTTTCAGCGAACAGGTTCGTTTAAGGTGCGAGGTGCGGGCTACGCCCTGAGCAAGCTCGACGATCAGCAGCGCAGGTGGGGTGTTGTCGCGGCATCGGCCGGAAATCATGCCCAAGGAGTTGCCGCCGCCGCCCTGAGGATGAATATCAAGGCGCTGATCGTCATGCCCGAGTCCACCCCTAACACCAAGCTCGACGCCGTACGTGCGCTGGGTGCCGAGGTGGAACTGTTCGGCCCTACCTTCGATGATGCCTATGATCGCGCCCGAAAGATTGAATCCGAGCGCGGGCTGGCGATGATTCCTCCCTTTAACCACCCGGACGTGATTGCGGGCCAGGGCACCGTGGGCCTCGAAATTCTCGACGAAGTGCCCGAGGTGGGGACCATTATCGTTTCGGTGGGCGGCGGCGGGCTTATCGCGGGCCTCGCGGCGGCAGTGAAAGTCCGGCGGCCCGACGTGCGAATAATCGGCGTCGTGGCCTCGGGGGCAGATTCGCTCGCCCGCTCGAAGGATGCGGGAAAGATCGTCGCCACGGATACCATCAAAACAATCGCCGACGGCATTGCCGTCAAGCGCGTGGGCGAGCTGTGCTTTCCGCTGATCCAAAAACTAGTGGATCAGGTCGTGGCCGTGGATGACGACCATATGGCGCGGGCAATTCTGAGCCTCCTGGAGCGCGAGCGGATGCTTGCCGAGGCGGCTGGCGCTGCGCCCCTTGCCGCGCTGGTCGAGCGCAGGGTCCGCGTCACCGGCAAGGTCGTCGCCCTCATCAGCGGCGGCAACCTCGACGTGAACCTCCTCTCGCGGATCATCGGCAAGGGCCTCGCTCTCCAAAACCGTTATGCGCGAATCCAGGTTGTTCTCCATGACGTGCCGGGCTCGCTCATGAATCTCTCACGCATTGTTGCGGATGAAAGAGTGAACATCATTCATATCGAGCATGACCGGATGTCAACGGCCGTGCCCATCAACCATACGGTTTCCACGCTTTACCTGGAGCTTCGCGGCCGCGAGCATCTCGAATCGCTGGTTCATAAGCTACTCGCCGAAGGGTACGAAGTGTGGCGGGAGGACAATCAGCCATGA